The Lentisphaerota bacterium DNA segment CGCGGGTCCAACCGAACACCGTCTCCGCCTGCCGGTTCCAGTCCACAACCCGGCGTTCGGTATCCCACACGGCCATGGCTAACGGCGAACCGTCGTAGATCGCACGATACCACTCTTCGGAAACGCGGACCGCATCTTCAGCCGGAAGATGTTCCGTCTCTCCTCGCGCCTTGATCGCTTGTCTAGCCATTTCCGGTCTCCTCCCTGACAGGCTCTGCCCCAGCGCTGGCATGAGCCGCCACGCCGAAAAGGGTACAGTTAACGGGCGGGCGGGTCAAGAAGAGAAAGCTGAAATGCTGAAAACTGAAAGCTGAAAACTGAGGTTAATCAGAAGGTCCGTTCCTTGTGGCCCCGCTGGTTAGGACCATTTTCCGTACTTCCACGCTTCATCGTACATGGCGATGATGCTTTCAGTAGAAGGGCGCCATGTAGCCGCACTGCAAGGCTTTCATTCGGCACGCTTCCTGGGCTTGGGCTCTCATGCCCGAGTAGTCGAACCAGTCGGCCCGCGGCCATGAGTATCGGTTCAGATCGTCAATCGTCTGTGCGGCGGCCAGGGGGTAGAACGATTGCTCGTCATAGTCAAGTTCCCGCTGAATAAAATCACAACTCTGAGGCTCTTGCAAACACCCAGGATGGGGTTTTGCATGAGCCTTCCCCCCCCGGCAATATTTTTTCTCGAAATTCCTGTTGACAGATCGGTGTCAGAAGGTGTTGAATGGTGTCACAAAAGGTCAATTGGTGGAAACGGAAAGCAAAACCTCCCTGGCGAGCGCCCGCGGTCTATTCGTGGGGCGGTTCGATCATGCCCTCGATCCCAAGCGCCGGATCACGATTCCGGCCACGTGGCGCGAGATCATGGGCCAGGCCGGGACGGTGTACGTGATTCCCGATCCCTATGTGAAATGCCTCAATCTGCTGCCGGTGGCGGAGATGGATGTGCGCTTGGAGAAACTGCGCCAGAAGTCGCTGTTCGATCCGGGTGCGGGAGAGGCGCTTCGAGTGATTGGCGAGAACTCCGAGCAGTTGCAATGGGATGTGCAGGGGCGCATCCGGATCCGCGACAGACTCTTGGCGTTTGCCAGCCTCGAAGACCAGGTGGTGATGATCGGCGCGGTCAACCGGGTTCAATTGTGGTCGCCGCGTCTGCGGCCCGAAGATGCCGAGGTCGATCAGGGACGACTGGCGTTGGCGGTGCAGCAGGTTGCTTTTTAACGGAGGCCGACCGTGCATGTGTCGGTAATGGTAGCCGAGGTGTTGGAATTGTTGGCGGTGCGGCCCGGCGGACGGTACGTCGACGGGACTCTCGGAAGTGGGGGACATGCGGCCGAGATGCTCGCGCGAGCCGGGGCGACCGGTGCTTTGCTTGGGATCGACCGCGATCCCGAGGCGCTGGGGCGGGCGGCGGCGCGGCTTTCGGGTGTGGCGGGCCGCCAGGTGCTGGTTCACGGCGATCATGGCGATCTGGCGCGGCTGGCACGGGAGCATGGCTTTGAGAAGGCCGACGGCATCCTCCTCGATCTGGGGGTGTCGTCCGACCAGATCGACACGCCGGGCCGGGGTTTTAGTTTTCAGGCAGACGGCCCGTTGGACATGCGGATGGATCCGACCGCAGGCGTGACGGCGGCCGATCTGGTCGCGACGCTGGACGTCTCCGGTCTGGCCGGGCTGTTCCGCAGCTTGGGCGAGGAGCCGCAGGCGTTGCGGGTGGCCAAGGCGGTCGTGCGCGCCCGAGACGCGCGGCCGATCGTGACGACAGGACGGCTGGCGGACATCGTCAGCGCGGCGCTCGGCGGACGCCGCGGCAGCGGTAAGCATCCGGCGACACGGGTGTTTCAAGCGCTGCGGATGGCGGTCAACCGCGAATTGGAGGAACTGGATCAGGCACTGGAGGACGGGTTGAGGTTGCTCGCGCCCGACGGTCGGTTCGTTGTGATTACGTTTGAAAGTCTCACGGATCGGCGGGTGAAGCATCGTTTCGTGGCGCATGCGGGCCGGCAGGTGTCGCTGCAGCAGGGTGGCGCGCGCTGGGAGGGAGACCTGCCGGCGGTGGAATTGCTGACCCGTCGTCCGCGGACGGCGGGCGATGACGAGGTGTCCCGCAATCCGCGGGCCCGATCCGCAAACGTGCGGGCGGTGCGCCGGCTGCGGCCGGAAGAAGAGGCGAATTTGTACAGTGGAGATAAACGAACGTTGAAAAAGACAGATACAGGTAATGGGGAGGCGCAGCCATGATGCGCAAAAATCGCAAGCACCGTGTTCACGGGCGGATCGTTTCGGTCCACGCCGTCGGGTTGTCTGTGCTCGTCGTGTTCGTGCTGGTCGGATATCTGGCGATGGACAACCGATGTGGCGCGCGCGGTCAGTTGATCAAGGATCTCGAGCGACGGTATGCGTCACTTGAGGATGAGCGGATTCGCGAGGAGGCGAAATGGAACGCGATGAAGACGCCCGACGCGATGGGCCAGCATCTCCTTCGGCACGGCCTCAGCATGACCTATGCCCGCCCCGATCAAATCATCCGCATGCCCCATTCGGATTCGGCTGTTGCCCTGGTGGCCGAGTATCAGGAGCGTGAACGTTCGGCCC contains these protein-coding regions:
- the rsmH gene encoding 16S rRNA (cytosine(1402)-N(4))-methyltransferase RsmH — encoded protein: MVAEVLELLAVRPGGRYVDGTLGSGGHAAEMLARAGATGALLGIDRDPEALGRAAARLSGVAGRQVLVHGDHGDLARLAREHGFEKADGILLDLGVSSDQIDTPGRGFSFQADGPLDMRMDPTAGVTAADLVATLDVSGLAGLFRSLGEEPQALRVAKAVVRARDARPIVTTGRLADIVSAALGGRRGSGKHPATRVFQALRMAVNRELEELDQALEDGLRLLAPDGRFVVITFESLTDRRVKHRFVAHAGRQVSLQQGGARWEGDLPAVELLTRRPRTAGDDEVSRNPRARSANVRAVRRLRPEEEANLYSGDKRTLKKTDTGNGEAQP